A genomic region of Exiguobacterium oxidotolerans JCM 12280 contains the following coding sequences:
- the egtD gene encoding L-histidine N(alpha)-methyltransferase has product MSQQVKSFDLYTTQQNMLEEVIAGLSKPAKTLHAKYFYDQTGSELFEQITQQPEYYPTRTELEILTTHQTTIADKIGPVHTLIEYGSGSSRKIKSLLSSLHGLEEYVPIDISKDYLLQSAAELSKDYPNLSIKAVCGDYSTPITLPVDRALKKVIFFPGSTIGNFDPVEAMEFLRHSSHLLEVGDGFLVGVDTKKNPDILHRAYNDMAGVTEAFNLNILTHINRVLDGTFDQTRFEHVAFYNEAQGRIEMHIRSRVDQIVQINGQSFTFQEGETIHTENSYKYSIEEFQQLAGKSGFRAVTYWTDANHHFSVHYLEKTNG; this is encoded by the coding sequence ATGAGTCAGCAAGTGAAGAGCTTTGATTTATATACGACGCAGCAAAATATGTTAGAAGAAGTCATAGCTGGTTTATCGAAACCGGCTAAAACGCTTCACGCCAAGTATTTTTACGATCAAACGGGGTCGGAACTGTTCGAGCAGATTACGCAACAACCGGAATATTATCCGACGCGCACTGAACTCGAGATTTTGACGACGCACCAAACGACGATTGCAGATAAGATTGGTCCTGTCCATACATTGATTGAGTATGGGAGTGGCAGTAGTCGGAAAATCAAAAGTCTGCTCAGTTCGCTGCACGGGTTGGAAGAATATGTCCCAATCGATATCTCGAAGGACTATTTACTACAGTCGGCGGCGGAATTGTCAAAGGATTATCCGAATCTCTCGATTAAAGCGGTTTGTGGCGACTATTCGACACCGATCACCTTACCGGTCGACCGCGCACTGAAAAAAGTTATCTTCTTCCCGGGATCGACGATTGGTAACTTTGATCCAGTGGAGGCGATGGAGTTCTTGCGCCATTCATCTCATTTACTCGAAGTGGGAGACGGCTTTTTAGTCGGTGTCGATACGAAAAAAAATCCGGACATCCTTCATCGAGCGTATAACGATATGGCCGGCGTCACGGAAGCGTTCAACTTAAACATCCTGACCCACATCAATCGTGTCTTAGATGGAACATTTGATCAAACAAGGTTTGAGCATGTAGCCTTTTATAATGAAGCGCAAGGTCGAATCGAGATGCACATCCGCAGTCGGGTTGACCAGATCGTACAAATCAACGGTCAGTCGTTTACGTTCCAGGAAGGTGAAACGATTCATACAGAAAATTCGTACAAATATAGCATCGAAGAATTTCAGCAGTTGGCGGGTAAAAGTGGCTTTCGTGCCGTCACCTACTGGACGGATGCGAACCATCACTTCAGCGTCCATTACCTTGAGAAGACGAACGGCTAA